The Anolis carolinensis isolate JA03-04 chromosome 2, rAnoCar3.1.pri, whole genome shotgun sequence genome contains the following window.
aacagtcttcaaaggcagcctatTTGAGATGTGataagagtgtggaccaccgtggccaagtctgacttcctaaggtacaggcgcagctggtgcacaagctccCCTGGTCatcgaaacctggggttccaggctcagtgatgaatccaggactcccaagctgcaaacctgtgtcagggggagtgtaaccccgtccagcacaggctgtaaccctatgccctgttcggcctttcaactgaccaggagtacctctgtcttgtctggattcaatttcaacttgtttgccttcatccagaccatcacagctgccaagcactggttcagggcctgaacagcctccttagcagcaggtggaaaggagtaatagagttggatgtcaCCTGCGTACAGATGGCATTGAACTCCAAAGCTCTGAATGATCtcccccagcagcttcatgtaaatgtttgtatatatgtatgtacatataacttgtaagccaccctgagtcccctttgggatataaatgttgcaaaggaataaaaaaaatgttaaacaacatggggtacagtactgaaccctgcgagACAAGGACTGTGGGGtcaagcaggcatcccccaacacCTTCTGAGAGTGattctccaggaaggaccggagccactgcaaatcAGTGCCTCAAagccccattcctgcgaggcatcccaggataccgtggtctatggtactgaaggccgctgagagatccaagaaaaccaacagggacatactccccctgtctagttctctgcatagatcatccactaagaccaatgctgtttcagttccatggccCAGTCTAAAGACAGACTGCCACAGATCCCGATAGTCTGTTTTatccaagaacacctggagttgcgaggcaatcAGCTGTTTCAAGACTTTTCCCGATAGGGGGAGATTGAAAACTGGCCGAAAGTTgttcaattgagtgggatccagttaTGGTGTTTTCAACAGCAGTTTATGATGGCCTCCTTTAGGCCTGCTGGAATTTTGCCTTCTTGTAAGGATGCATTAACCACTACCTttacccactctgccaaaccccctcacctctccaaggatcttgtccacattctCGGGTTGtacaaattgaaatgaatccattaaaatcggacaagcagatgctTGCGCTACATCttcagagactgccattaatgTGGTGTCCAGGTCAGAATGGATCAGAACAACTTTatccacaaagaaccgagcacAGCGAACTGCCaaattgtcagggatcccatcttgtgGGATGGGATTCAACAACCCTTTTACCGTtcaaaacagctcagctggatggtTCCTGGTGGATGCAATGTTGCCTGCAATGAGATATTTCTTTGCAGGAAAGGAAGTAATCAGATCACATTAATGTGATGTATCATCCTCGGGTATAATTAATGAATAAGCCTTATATATGTGGCCACAGGGAAACATTTTAGtccaaaataaatgttttggtATCACCATCATTTCTGTGTTGGCTATGTGAATCctttgaaatacagtgttccctcattcacttttcgctccctcactgtttcgtggttttttttgtggtccaaggcactttcagaatgccttggacattaatgctatccaatcaaaagtggtatctatcaatcaaactaaccaattaaacaacacaaagcaactcacaGAGGACTAGGCCGTGGCGGCGCCTGTCTTTCTCACATGTGCTCTTGCCCCGCCTCCTCTTTtgggaaggcttcactggcctgggagttgcaggtttacagccttctctgccaaattgctgcctgccttaccaaactaaaacaactacagtgcaaaatgggcttgcaaaggagagaaaggtcacctaactactaaatataaggtataaatattaaaataaatatagtgttccgacttcacggattttcacttattgcgggtggtcctggaacataacccccacaataagtgagggaacactgtgcgtCAAGCCGTGAGGatggcaagaaataaaatttattattattattattattgttattattattattgttattgttattattattattttcatagaaCTGGTATGTTAGGAACCTGACACCCTGGCAATGGTGCATTAGGAACCTGATACcctggcactttcccctctcaGCAAAATGACCCTCAACATCAGTCACATCGAAATCCATAATTTGGACCCCCAAACATGAGcatgtctgggggggggggattatggaTTTTGGTCAatttatacattaatatatatggTACTAAAATTGGAAAACCCTTTCTAAAATACCACATTTCCAACTGTTCCATTTTACAGATAATTCtggatatttctttttcttgcctCTTCCAGCTGTGTGCCAAGACCTAACAGGAAGAAGTCCAGCTGCTGCTTATTTCAACACAATTCAATTTGGCTTATAAAAATATAAGCAACTGAATCATGGGCTAATTATTTCAACCTTTCATTATAATTTATTAAGGAGATGACACCACTTGTATTTGCATGCTGTTCTTGTGATAAATAGCAGTAATAAATGTTGCAAGATTGTAACACACTCTTGAAACGTTTCCCCAACTAGTTAGCTCTCAAAAGATAGCTCTCAAATGAATACTTCTATTTTATAAAATGTGAAATTGCTCTCAAAATCGCTTCACCGTACCATACGAGCCCCGAGGAGAGATGGGTAAAAAATACTATTAttttgttactactactactttcctGATTCGTCAAAATGGCACCTGTATCAACTTTAATTCTCCTTTAGAGATTCAGTGAAACAAATGACTCCTATTATAGGGACTCAAGGGCTCATAACAGGGCAaggttttaatagttttatttagAATGAAAAGACTGCACCAGCCCTTTAAAGGTATTCTCATATTCAATAACCTCTAGAGAAGTATTATGAAAATGTTACATCCACAACATATGCTAAAAAGCAAAACCTGTCCCAAATTTCTTCTGAAGCACTTCAAAGTACTCCAGATTTATCACAGCTGAAGTCCTCTTGTATCCTTAGTTATAAAATCCAATAAATTCATGTGGACAGTTCAAAATTATTGCACTGTTCTTTTATAGGTCATTCTTTGTGCGTCAGAATTGTTCACTGGGCTCTTAACAGCTGCATCTAGTAAATAAATACGTATATAACACAAACCCTGAATTTGAACATTAATTTACTAGATTCACACATATATACCAAGTCTCTTACAACACACATTAATCTATGAgagaaacaagatattttttgaaatgtttttctttaGCATGCTATTCCATTGCTAAAAAATAATCTTTCTAGACATCTTCATTAGATCAAGCCTTGAcataaagcaaaaataaaacatttaatttttgGAATTTGTTTTCACAAAGCCAAATCTTGACATTTGGGGAAGGAAATAAAATTACATAATCAAATTCAGTGTTACATCTTATAGTGATGAGCAACTGTTCCAGAAGAACAGTTCAGCATGGTTTACATGCTTAAAACCACAAGTGAGGGCAATTCAGACTGCTGGGCAAGAAAATATAAAGACCACAAATTAAGCTAGATTTTTATGAGATCTGAAACATTAAAAACCATGTGGAGTGATTTTTGAAAACCATTCAGAGCCATGATTAGTGGATGTGTGCACAAAAATCTGTAAGGCATTTTGTGGAAATACAAGACACCTCATTTAGGAGGTATTTGTTCAGAAGAACTTAACATTTAAGTATTCTTCTGGCAACTATTCTGGAGTAGTAGTTAACCGTACCTTGTGTATTTCCATCTTGAAGTCTCATATTTACTGGTATTCTAGATTTAGGTAATCAAGCAGTACAAATTCAATCTGAGGCTCTTTCTTTAGATTTGTTGTTGTATCATATTATCTTTTATCAGAAAGATGTGAGCAAATCCATGTCAAGCATGTAAACTAATCCAGTTTGCGAAACTATGAGCAGAAATGCCTTTTGTCTTTTACATTCAAATTCTTAACCAAAGCAATGATCTTGAGAAATATGAGGATTTTAATCGTTACAGCAATTACAGATAAAACAGAATTGTCAAAGTTCATTGGGTTTTGTGAGCCTTCCAATACATCCAATTAATTTCTATTTCAAACTATAGACAGAAACAAAGGCACAATCCTTAAAGTGCAAGTCTCTGAGAGATGTTACAGACAAGAGCACAGCTACCATTGATTTCAGACAGAATTCATGAACTAGAAATTGCCATTAGGATTGTGTCTAAGTTCATCAACAGTCTGAAAATCATACCCTCTACACAGTAGTGTATTTTCAAATAGTTTATTTACATTCTTAGTAAAAGCCCTGTTTTGgctttcatgtttttattttccCCTTGATCAAGTTTTGTATACATTACATTAAGGAACATACATCTGTATTTACAAAGGAACATTCTaagcagtaaaaataaaaaccatcacAATGGATCCTAATTTCTTAGAATTTACTTGCTCACCTGTCTTCTGAACGTGTGGCCTGTCAGATGGCCACATTCACTAGTTTTTTAAGAAACGTTCTGAAGCAGTGTGGAATAAAGAATTTTAGTGAACTGCAGTATAGCAACATGTAATGTGTACTGCACAACGACAGCCCCAAACCCTTTGTAAAATCCCAGTACTCCTTCTTCCTGCTTTATGGTATTGATACAGTCTCTCATTCCTTCATACTGAGTATTGATGGGAAGAACTTCATACCCAAGGTCCGTATTGTCAATGATGGTGCGTGTCCCTTGAATGTGGAGGCGGTGCAAAACTGTCTCCAATGGGTAGAGAATGACATCGGCACAAAGGCTGGCTGCAAAGCTAGCAATAAGTTCTGGAAAGTAAGCATCCAGCATGCTTTGGACTGAACTGGAGTTGTCAGTTGCCAGGTTGTGGGAATTCTCCTTCTTGAGAAAAAAGAGGACTAACTTCTGTACAGCAgaactaataatataatgcagcACTCCATGCAGAACTGTTGGAAAGGTCAATGCCAGGAGAGGGAGAAGTCGCTTGCTATGGGGCACCCCAAAGCCCAGTGCTCTGCCGATGCCCTCTTTCAGGCAATCCAAAATGCCAGTATTATCCCGAATGATTTCACTCTGAAAGAAAATGCAATACTGCCTTGACTAAGAgtccctttaaaaaaatgttgcaacaaattcttattaactttatttttattaaattcaaTTAGTATGAATGTTAATGGAAGCATCCGAATAAAACCTTTCAAGTGATGGAAAAGTGTAACCAATTTTAATGCTTTTCAATATGAGCAAAACAATATTTGCCTAACAAAAATTGCCACAAGGTATTTCATATCATGACATTAGTCAGTGTGCCTTTTGTAGATGATATCAACCAGAAAGCTGGTCTTTCTGTTGTGCAATCTAGTGGGCATTGAGTTCAATCCGTTGTTAGGATATGTTATAGTCCTCTGCAATTAATCAACTTTCCTCACTTACTTTCTGGAAATTAACCTCAAGGGTAAATCAAGAGGACCTCTCCTTCCTGATGAGTCCCTGAGCCAAGAATAAAGGGTCCAACCACAGTCTAATAGTAGCCAAAGAGGCAAAGGGTGTTACATTCAGTGTGGGAgaaatctttgggcctccagtggTTTTGCACCAATTCCCAGTCCTTTATTGATTTATTGCCCACATTTCTTCCAGACCTGGGAGCTGAAATGGCTTACAAAATGTAATTGTGTGTCACACAAACACTCATATTAGTGAAGATATATACATCATTATTTCTAAAATGTAatttatcaataaaattacacacCATTAAACCACAAGCAATGAAACAGAACAgaatgatcttaaaaacctttctATAGAAACAGTCATTTTTCTAAAGCCTGTCAGGGAAAAAAGTATTTAACTTTGGAGAGAAGGAAAGCTTTCCCACCTTGAGGTGTCAGCCAAAACATTTTGGCATTTGTGACAACTGCCCCGTACATGTATGGTAGACTATTTTTGATACAAACAGTTGCACAAATGTAGTTTCCTATCTGATGTATGAGGCTGCATAGAAGGCCAAGTTCCTGTCTCTTAGTGGCAGTTCCACCtggattaccctgtttccccgaaaataagacatcccgtgaaaataagacctagtagaggttttgttgaattgctaaatataaggcctcccctgaaagtaagacccagcaaagtttttgtttggaagcatgctggcTGAACAGAACCCCGGAGCATGCAAGattagtaaatgtatgtaccatagattgttgtacatgaaaataatggtagtaacaagaaattcttgattcacagtttgtctggttatgctggtttgtgatgacaactacggtacagtatataataggtaaaggtttcccctgatgttaagtccagtcatgtctgactctgggggctggtgctcatctccatttctaagctgaagagctggtgttatctgtagacacctccaaggtcatgtggctggcatgactgcatggagcgccgttacctattgatctactcacattggcatgttttcgaactgctaggttggcagaagctggagctaatagcggacgctcatgccgctcccggggtttgaacctgggacctttcggtctgcaagttcagcagctcagtgctttaacacacttcaccaccggggctccttacagtagacaataaatgttcattttttgttcaacaataaattcttcttcatggaaaactaagacaccccctgaaataagacctagcgcatctttgggggcaaaaattaatataagacactgtcttattttcaaggaaacagggtatgtggtttctgaacatttttttcAGTTCATCAACTAAAAAGATATTTTTccaggatttcttttttttttttttttttacaaaaaaacaaaacaaaacacacacaaagtacAAAAGATGCCCCTCTTTTGAGAGTATGGATATTATTTTTTCCTCAATGCCACCCAACCCCCCCATGAAGGGAAGTGATATGTTGTTTAGTCATTGATGGAAATCTCAATTGAATTGGTCTTCTCTAGATGAAATTACCAACAGGATCTAGGTATTAGATTTTATGTCTAATTAGACTACATAGTTTTGGGGAATGCTGGTTTCTATTTCTACTTTTAAGTACTTCTCAATAGATATTAAAAGGCATTCTTATATTCATGAACAAGATTGATAGTTTCATTCCCATTTTATTGCTATTGCTATTAAGAAAAAATGCAGCTAAgggaacacacatacacaagttttTACTattaatctaaaaaaaaaaaccccaagagtaAATTTGCAGGCAGAAActttagaaatatttaaaaatcatgaCATCAAAGAGAGAGTCATTATTTTATCTATGTGACTCATACTCTATCATGACTCAAATCACCTTTCTTTCTTCTATCTTGTAATGAAACCCAAACCAACAAACCCTGCAAGTGACAAGTGCACCACCAAGTGGCCTGAAGTCACATAATTGAACAAAATATTGCTCTGAAATACGCAAGCACAATTTTTGAGGGGAAGTTTATCCTATATATTTGGGGAATGCTTTTACTAGTTCCAAAGTCTCACCACTTTCTAGATTTGCACAAAGTTAGAAATAGATATTATCTGGATCTCTGTAGAAGTGAGTCAAGAACTAGTGATAAGAAATGTGATCATGTTTTACATCTGGAACAGGGGTAGGAAATCATGCAGGCATCCAGATATTTCcaaaagcaaaatcccagcaGCCTTTACAAAAGTGAGGAATCCTGGAAGATGCAGTCCAAGAATATATGCAGGACCCCATGGTTCACATTTCTGATCCTGTAGGATCCCTTTTTCCCAAGGAGCAATATAAATAAAGGAACAATGTCAAAGATCAGATCAGAttactacgagggttatccagaaagtacattatgttttggaattaaaaatgaaggaagtttgcaactcctcccccactaaattctgccacttgcttcctgaatcacttgtttccaacaatgggggtgtgaCTGGCAACGCAGCTGCGGGAGGGGTGACTGGCTGATTGaggacaagcggcagaatttagtgggggaggagttgcaaagttccttcatcgctatggtaagtgccaagatttgaatggcaactacatgagatgtggtatttgggtgtgactttcaactgcatatggtaaatgttttctcctatacttcattttaattccaaaatgtaatgtactttctggatagccctcgtagataaAAGGAAGTTTCTAGGTTTCCTTCAGCTAAGATTTCTTCAGTAATAAGTTGATATGGCAGGTAAAAGCATTTAAAACTTACCTGCACAGTTTCAATCAGACTTGCTGAATAAAAAGGCATTGCAATCATGTAAGTCAACCTAGAAGAATAAGAACAGTTAAAATTCTGGAGAAAAAACCCCCCACATTTCCTTTTGTTACAGTTTCAAATAGCCCAATGAACAATCCCATTAAGCTGAGGCTATTAATATAATCCTATTTACCTAATGATCGTTAAATTGGCTTAGGTTTTTATGGCTTGGATTGGACTTGGGATGGCACTTCCTGAACACTATTGAGGTACTCCTGAAATCCTCCTAATGTAAAATTATCCTTTCACATGAATGAATAATTTAGTAGTTAGTGATTCTTACTGCAATACTTCTCAGTATCACTATGTGTGTATTAAGCAATGCAAAGTGTATTATATTAATCATTGGAAATGTATGATGTTTCTGTGAGACCTGCTAACAAGAATTCTGCTCAAAGTCCTTGTCTCCATTATCAGTGCAAACAGTAGTCTATGTAAGAAAATAACCAAAGCAAGACAGAAATATCAGATGTCAGTATGTAAAGGTACATTGACTTAAAACTCTAGCTCACTTTAAAACTGATACATTTCAGGTTTTAGGCAAACAATACATTCCTGTTATATAACCTGATAATAATTTCTTTTGCCTGTTTCATCTGTCCCTATTATCAAAAGATGTAATGACAAGTTTCAGTAATAAGAAATTAGTGCCTACCCTTTCAGCACAAGATGTTCTCCAATTTGCTTGGGACTCCATTTATATGAAAGCTCTCTGGAAAATTAAAGGAGCAAATATCCATGACTTTTCAATAATATCAATCCAAGTATATACACTAGTCAGTACTTTACACTTACAACAAAGGAACCATGCATAAACTAAGTAGGCATGTACATTTGACAGGACCAATGACACTTTGTGTACATTGGGCTGAGCCACTCCTGATACATTTCCATCTCCTCTTCACTTTTCTGTCAGGAAGTGTCTTGACTATTTTCAGATAATTGCACAATAGTAGAGGAGTGAATAGAAGATATTATCAGGGGTCTTTTTAGGTCTAACTTTAAATGTCAGTTTTAGAGCTTTTGGTAAAGGAAATCTGTACTAAGACCAGGGTGAAAGCCCTTTGGTGTTTgggcacctccaggtttgttaaGTATGCCATGGGGGCTGTTAGCTTCACTAACACTAAAGTGGGCGCAGGCTAAGTCCGACTGGCGCTCTATATCAAGGATCCGTTGCTTAATGAGATCCTTGGCTTAGTCTCAGGCTTTCACCCAGACAAGATGCCATGCCCTCCCATTGGCTGTATTGGAGGGGAGGTATCGGAAGACCACCTTCAAGGAGAAATTATGCCCATGTGAATCCGGACACACAGAAACAACTGAACACGTGCTCCCTCAATGCATGTTCTACAGAGACATTAGAACTAATTTCATTACTTCATGGATTCTTAAATACCCAAGGCGCACCAGAATATTTTATACCACCCTGCTGCTCTTGGACTCTAACACTACAATAACTTACAGTGTTCCTAGGTTCTGAGCTGCAGCACTTAAAATGACTGCCTCCCTAGGGAGTTTGTGTCATGGACCGTAACAAAGTCTTGATTGATTGATACCAAGACCAAGCTTACTTCATGTATAACATTGGTACCTATGTAATTTCTAAAAGTGGTTTCAAATAATGCTGATGTTATTGCTAACTATTTTAATACACTGCAAGTACAGCCTACAAAAATGGATAGCTCCTCAAAACAAGTTGAGAatggatttaattatatatatgttttaagttttataatgcattttaaatagtattattaattgatttatatgtattgtgctgattttataattatgttttgggcattaaattttgccaatctctgtgagctgccctgagtcccctcgggtgagaagggtggcatataaatgctgtaaataaataaataataaatacaataatacggGGGAAGAAATTTCAGCATAATTCTAGAATAGTATTTCATTGTTCAATAATGTAAAAGCAATTAAGTATTTTAAAGAAGTGTAAAACTTCCAACCAGAATTTCTTTAAACATAATTTAAGTGAACTATTAGACCAACTTAGTGATTTTTTTTGCACACAATCGTAAAACACACAGAAATGCatcatttcttcatttctttccctCTCAATAAATAGCATTTTGTGATTTTTTGTTCCCCAAGTAACTTCAAATTGACTATCTGTATTTCAATTGCTACTTTAATTCTTATTCTTTGAtgtaatccaggtcttaatattGACAACTCTAAAAAGCAACCATAGCTATAAAAGCTTTAAATAATTGACATTTGCATTTGGAAGTTtagttgtttttaaagaaaaaaataggaaGGCCTATCCcttgactctttttttttttttttaaaaaaacctaaataCATTTTACTCTTGGTTTGTTATCTACCACTACTTGATGCATGACTCTTGCTGCCAAGATAACAAGCATTTTAAAGCAGTTTCTTTCAAGAACCTTGAAGGATGCATTCAATAATCAGCTCTGATTTATCCGGAAGTTTAAACGGCTCAACTTAATTGGAACAGAAATGTGTTCACACTGGATAGAAGACAATCTATTAAGCAATGACAACAGCTAAGCTACACAAGGTCAAATTGTTTTCAATCTAACTACAGAGACATTGCTATCGCTAATCTTGGCCTTCAATGGTACAGAAACTGGTATTTCAAACTGCTAAAAAGGAGAGTTGCAGTCCACATTTATATCActgggaaaaataaaaatatagccatGCTAGCCCATGAGGGAGGAAAAATTCCAATCAACAATGAAAAGATACAATTACATCCATATACAAATtttcacactctctctctctcacacacaaatgtTTATAAAATATATTAGATCTTCATTTCCACTACATCATGGTCTAATTTTTGGCTTCCTCAACTGCCATCCACATATAGATATTCATGTTTACTTCTCTTTCACAAGGCTTTCTTCTCAGTAACATCTTTTGTAAAGTTGAAAGGGAAATGTATTGATCCAAGCTCACTTTTAAATAAATGAAGCAATAAATTTTCAAAAGAATTGCAATGCCAGGTACATATGTATGTCATAATCACACAGTTAAGAGAACTTAAAATAATTGGTGGGTGATTTCCTCCCTTGAGCTTCTAGCATGCTCCACAGCATTTCTGCTCATACCATGCAGAATTAATGAAGGCACACCTCTTGCTCACTTCTGCCCTCTGCATGAGGCAGAGTGTATTTTGATCAGTGACAACAAATTGCTTTTGGGTAATAATTACCATATAAGAAAAGGTGTACATGACAAATATTGCCTACTCCTCAGTGGCTTCTGCTAATTCTGATACATCAAAAATGCCATGATTTTATAAACAACCATTCTCAATGTCCTCCTTCATCTATAGTGTAGTCAGAATGTAAAGAAATAgggacagaatcatagaatcataatgttggaagaaacctcatgggccatgcagtccaaccctctgccaagaaacaggaaaatcgcattcaaaggacctctgacagatgaccatccagactctgcttaaaagcctccaacaaaggagcctccaccacagtctggggcagagttcAACTGCagaacagctcccacagttaggaagttcttcctaatgttcaggtggaatctcctttcctgtagtttgaagccattgttcggcAGCCtactctccagggcagcagaaaacaagcttgctccctcatccctatgacttcccctcacatatttatggctatcatgtctcctctcagccttctcttctgcaggctaaacatgcccagctctttaagccactcctcataagacttgttcttcagacccttgatcattttagtcaccctcctctggacacagcccagcttgtcaacatttcccttcaactgcggtgcccagaaatggacaccgtattccaggtgtggtctgaccaaggtagaatagaggggtagcatgacttccctggatctagacgctagacttctattgatgcaggccaaaatcccattggcttttttagatgttgcatcacattgtaggctcatgtttaacttgttgtccacgaggactccaagatctttttcacatgtactgctgtcaagccaggtgttttccagtttaacagctgtcaggatttctgggagttgaaggccaaaacatctggggacccacaggttgagaactactgtcttaGAGAAAATGGATGAGTTAATACTTCTGAGTTCAAGTAGAAAAGTGTACATCTTCAAAAAGGTCGATACTATAAATATCTATTATGTCTAGATCCTACGTGAATGATAGATAATTATAATACATATTGACATGTATATTACTAATCTACTAAAAAAAGAAATTAACTTTAAGATATGAATATTTTGTCAAGGGTAGACAAAATAGTTTGAATTAGTTAATGGATAAAATAAGGAGAAAGGAATACtatgaagagttggaagaaaagagaagaagggaCAATATAAGAAGATAAAAGAAATAAGTGCAGATCCTGAAGGATAATCTGTTACTCTTGTTAAAGAAGATGTCATAGTtggaacttttcctttcttttacttCACTTCCTGCCTATACTAAAGAATATGTCCCACCCCCTCTATGTCTTTGATGATACAACAGACTCATTCAATTAACATGGCTCTGTAACTTACATGAGTtaatttccctcttcttttggaaaacaaaataaaaacttatttttacaaacaaaaactatagcaaaatgtgctgcaggatgccatttaataaacttttcccatgtttttatgatagaaccagttaggaaattacatttataacccaggaacaaaaattatgttacacAGCGTAATTGAAGCAACAGTCTGACAGTCTACTCTTGAAGTCATAGATCTTCTTATTATAGAAATGGAAGTACTTTATTAATCCAAGGTCTTGGTGAATATTAGAATAACTTGTGCACAGAGAAATGTATTTGAAATGCTGATTGGAATGAAACAGTTATCTAAAGGTGTTGATAGCTATAAACATGTAAGGCTACTAATGGATAGGCAGGAATGGGAAGTATGAGACATCATCATAAAGAGGATTGCTCCTTTCTCTTTTCAGGTCAAAGAAATCTTGG
Protein-coding sequences here:
- the slc25a46 gene encoding mitochondrial outer membrane protein SLC25A46 isoform X2, yielding MHPRRPEGFDGLGFRGGREEPGLGHWVSTPPDIPGSRNLHWGEKTPQLVAGTPLGASGLGEDPSGGGPNASTEQLNRFAGFGIGLASLFTENVLAHPCIVLRRQCQVNYHAKNYHLTPFTIINIMYSINKTQGPRALWKGMGSTFIVQGITLGAEGIISEFTPLPRELSYKWSPKQIGEHLVLKGLTYMIAMPFYSASLIETVQSEIIRDNTGILDCLKEGIGRALGFGVPHSKRLLPLLALTFPTVLHGVLHYIISSAVQKLVLFFLKKENSHNLATDNSSSVQSMLDAYFPELIASFAASLCADVILYPLETVLHRLHIQGTRTIIDNTDLGYEVLPINTQYEGMRDCINTIKQEEGVLGFYKGFGAVVVQYTLHVAILQFTKILYSTLLQNVS
- the slc25a46 gene encoding mitochondrial outer membrane protein SLC25A46 isoform X1 is translated as MPELKRCQAALNPKEKALPLSKAGLRHVTSLSSRLSSGRAVPSGRHPEAEPQKWCLCLRPSFLPWRAVEGLSDASAAPRGLRRAGLPGRPGGAGPGPLGQHPARHPRQPQPPLGREDPAARGRDPAGRLRARRRPLWRRAQRQHRTVESVCRIWNWSGKVNYHAKNYHLTPFTIINIMYSINKTQGPRALWKGMGSTFIVQGITLGAEGIISEFTPLPRELSYKWSPKQIGEHLVLKGLTYMIAMPFYSASLIETVQSEIIRDNTGILDCLKEGIGRALGFGVPHSKRLLPLLALTFPTVLHGVLHYIISSAVQKLVLFFLKKENSHNLATDNSSSVQSMLDAYFPELIASFAASLCADVILYPLETVLHRLHIQGTRTIIDNTDLGYEVLPINTQYEGMRDCINTIKQEEGVLGFYKGFGAVVVQYTLHVAILQFTKILYSTLLQNVS
- the slc25a46 gene encoding mitochondrial outer membrane protein SLC25A46 isoform X3 translates to MKSWRRIIILFTENVLAHPCIVLRRQCQVNYHAKNYHLTPFTIINIMYSINKTQGPRALWKGMGSTFIVQGITLGAEGIISEFTPLPRELSYKWSPKQIGEHLVLKGLTYMIAMPFYSASLIETVQSEIIRDNTGILDCLKEGIGRALGFGVPHSKRLLPLLALTFPTVLHGVLHYIISSAVQKLVLFFLKKENSHNLATDNSSSVQSMLDAYFPELIASFAASLCADVILYPLETVLHRLHIQGTRTIIDNTDLGYEVLPINTQYEGMRDCINTIKQEEGVLGFYKGFGAVVVQYTLHVAILQFTKILYSTLLQNVS